A genomic segment from Pistricoccus aurantiacus encodes:
- a CDS encoding U32 family peptidase: MQLSIGPVLFYWTREQYADFYRDAADWPVEIVHLGETVCSRRRDMKLDDWLGIGRELEQSGKQVVLSSQTLIESEADLRGLRKLCANGEFVVEANDQSALQLLIAANLPFTAGASLNLYNPAAIGVLAKAGLQRWCAPVEMPRDDLATLLDECAREGLDQPCEVFAYGHLPLAWSARCFTARRHQYPKDRCQFVCQQYPEGLALRSQEAEGVFTLNGIQTMSGACQDLRREVPDMQSMGIGVARLSPRAANMAEVVHAFDQARRGELPPADPLALVEAEICDGYWHGRPGMENSRATTA; this comes from the coding sequence ATGCAACTGTCAATCGGCCCGGTGCTGTTCTATTGGACCCGGGAGCAATATGCCGACTTTTACCGCGACGCCGCGGACTGGCCGGTGGAAATCGTTCATCTTGGCGAGACGGTCTGCTCTCGCCGGCGCGACATGAAGCTCGACGACTGGTTGGGCATCGGTCGCGAACTTGAGCAGAGCGGCAAGCAGGTGGTGCTTTCCTCCCAGACCCTGATCGAATCCGAGGCGGATCTGCGCGGCCTGCGCAAGCTGTGCGCCAACGGCGAGTTCGTGGTGGAAGCCAACGATCAGAGCGCCCTGCAGTTACTGATCGCCGCGAACCTGCCTTTCACCGCTGGCGCATCGCTGAACCTGTACAACCCGGCGGCCATTGGTGTACTGGCCAAGGCCGGCCTGCAGCGCTGGTGCGCCCCGGTGGAGATGCCTCGGGACGATCTCGCCACCCTGCTTGACGAATGCGCCCGGGAAGGGCTCGACCAACCCTGCGAGGTGTTCGCCTACGGCCACCTGCCCCTGGCCTGGTCGGCGCGCTGCTTCACCGCCCGTCGCCATCAATATCCCAAGGACCGCTGCCAGTTCGTCTGCCAGCAATATCCCGAAGGGCTGGCCCTGCGCTCCCAGGAGGCTGAGGGCGTGTTCACCCTCAACGGCATCCAGACGATGTCCGGCGCCTGTCAGGATCTGCGCCGCGAAGTCCCCGACATGCAATCGATGGGCATCGGCGTGGCGCGCCTGAGCCCGCGTGCCGCGAACATGGCGGAGGTCGTTCACGCCTTCGACCAGGCCCGGCGCGGCGAACTTCCCCCCGCCGATCCGCTGGCGCTGGTCGAGGCCGAGATCTGCGACGGCTACTGGCATG
- the ubiU gene encoding ubiquinone anaerobic biosynthesis protein UbiU, with product MELVCPAGNLPALKRAVDEGADAVYFGFQNATNARQFAGLNFTDKRAKEGVAYAQSRGKRVFCAINTYPQPAGWSQWTRAVDQAADLGVDALIMADLGLLDYAATRHPDLARHLSVQGSATSYEALRFYHEHFGIKRAVLPRVLSMTQVRDVARKSPVELEVFAFGSLCIMAEGRCYLSSYLTGESPNTRGVCSPASHVRWEETSRGLESRLGGVLIDRYGEGERAGYPTLCKGRFEVEGETYHAIEEPTSLNTLDLLPELKALGISAVKIEGRQRSPAYVSKVAGIWRQALNRLDNNPDQFQAEPAWQAALGELSEGATTTLGAYERRWK from the coding sequence ATGGAACTGGTCTGTCCGGCGGGCAACCTGCCCGCCCTGAAACGCGCCGTGGACGAAGGCGCGGATGCAGTCTATTTCGGCTTTCAGAACGCCACCAACGCCCGCCAGTTCGCCGGCCTCAACTTCACCGACAAGCGCGCCAAGGAAGGCGTGGCCTATGCCCAGTCCCGAGGCAAGCGGGTATTCTGCGCCATCAACACCTATCCCCAGCCCGCGGGCTGGTCCCAGTGGACTCGTGCCGTGGATCAGGCCGCGGATCTTGGTGTGGATGCCTTGATAATGGCCGACCTGGGTCTGCTCGACTACGCCGCGACACGACACCCGGATCTTGCCCGGCATCTCTCCGTGCAAGGCTCCGCCACCAGCTACGAGGCACTGCGCTTCTACCACGAGCATTTCGGCATCAAGCGCGCAGTGCTGCCCCGGGTGCTGTCCATGACCCAGGTGCGCGACGTGGCTCGAAAGAGTCCGGTGGAACTCGAGGTCTTCGCCTTCGGCAGCCTGTGCATCATGGCGGAGGGGCGCTGCTATCTGTCCTCCTACCTGACCGGCGAATCCCCCAACACCCGAGGCGTATGTTCACCCGCCTCTCACGTGCGCTGGGAGGAGACGTCCCGAGGGCTGGAATCCCGCCTGGGCGGCGTGCTGATCGACCGCTACGGCGAAGGCGAGCGGGCCGGCTACCCGACGCTATGCAAGGGGCGCTTCGAGGTGGAGGGCGAGACCTATCACGCCATCGAGGAGCCCACCAGCCTCAACACCCTGGACCTGCTGCCGGAACTCAAGGCGCTTGGCATCAGCGCGGTGAAGATCGAAGGGCGCCAGCGCAGCCCGGCCTATGTCTCCAAGGTCGCCGGCATCTGGCGCCAGGCCCTGAACCGGCTCGACAACAATCCCGACCAGTTCCAGGCAGAACCTGCCTGGCAAGCGGCCTTGGGCGAGCTTTCCGAAGGCGCCACCACCACCCTGGGCGCCTACGAACGCCGCTGGAAATAA
- a CDS encoding amino acid deaminase translates to MSISPQNANEKGLPQTGVSLLRDVSLPAAVIHEAALLHNLAWMQRFVDAHHARLAPHGKTTMAPALFQRQLEAGAWGVTLATAVQCRAAFNHGIKRLLLANQLIGAANMTIVAELIEAGAEFYCVVDSVANAQALGRFFEERGLVLKVLIELGVPGGRCGCRTQEQVFELARAVNGASALRLAGLEGYEGVVHGNDPARRIRDYARQLVTTAQALYQDRLIEADDPIITASGSAWYDLIAEAFDAAGLREHFTPVLRPGCYVVHDHGLYQDAQQDVLVRRPDLEEGLRPALEIFAQVQSLPEPGLAIIAMGKRDIGADRMPEPLRRYREGGRLSETLDVTGWEVTRMMDQHAFLRLPEAASDVQIGDIIAFGTSHPCLTFDKWRRVCLADENLNVKEVMETCF, encoded by the coding sequence ATGTCAATCAGCCCCCAGAACGCCAACGAAAAAGGCCTGCCCCAGACCGGCGTCTCCTTGCTCAGGGATGTCAGCCTGCCGGCGGCGGTCATCCACGAAGCGGCGCTTTTACACAACCTAGCCTGGATGCAGCGCTTCGTTGACGCTCACCATGCCCGGCTCGCGCCCCATGGCAAGACCACCATGGCGCCGGCGCTGTTTCAGCGGCAGTTGGAAGCCGGTGCCTGGGGTGTGACGCTCGCCACCGCGGTCCAGTGCCGAGCGGCCTTCAACCACGGAATCAAGCGCCTGCTGCTGGCCAATCAGCTGATCGGCGCGGCCAACATGACGATCGTCGCGGAGCTGATCGAGGCCGGCGCCGAGTTCTACTGCGTGGTGGACTCCGTGGCCAACGCCCAAGCGCTGGGACGTTTCTTTGAGGAGCGCGGCCTGGTTCTGAAGGTGCTGATCGAACTGGGTGTGCCGGGCGGGCGCTGCGGCTGTCGCACTCAAGAGCAGGTCTTTGAGCTGGCGCGCGCCGTCAACGGCGCATCGGCGCTGCGTCTGGCGGGCCTGGAAGGTTACGAGGGCGTGGTGCACGGCAACGATCCCGCGCGGCGTATTCGCGACTACGCTCGACAACTGGTGACGACCGCTCAAGCGCTGTATCAAGACAGGCTGATCGAGGCGGATGACCCCATCATCACCGCTTCCGGCTCCGCCTGGTACGATCTGATCGCCGAGGCATTCGACGCGGCAGGACTGCGCGAGCATTTCACCCCGGTGCTGCGCCCGGGCTGCTACGTGGTACACGATCACGGCCTCTATCAGGATGCCCAACAGGACGTGCTGGTGCGGCGCCCGGATCTCGAGGAAGGCCTGCGTCCTGCGCTGGAAATCTTTGCCCAGGTCCAGTCGCTGCCGGAGCCCGGGCTGGCCATCATCGCCATGGGCAAGCGCGACATCGGCGCCGATCGCATGCCCGAGCCGCTGCGCCGCTATCGGGAAGGTGGACGTTTGAGCGAAACGCTCGACGTGACCGGCTGGGAGGTTACTCGGATGATGGACCAGCATGCCTTCCTGCGCTTACCGGAAGCCGCAAGCGACGTGCAAATCGGTGACATCATTGCCTTTGGCACCTCCCATCCCTGCCTGACCTTCGACAAGTGGCGGCGGGTCTGTCTAGCTGATGAAAACCTGAATGTGAAAGAAGTGATGGAGACCTGTTTCTAG
- a CDS encoding HsdM family class I SAM-dependent methyltransferase — protein sequence MNAQTLANKVWNFCHTLRDDGVSYGDYLEQLTYLIFLKMAHEYSQPPYRREAGIPAGYDWPSLVKRKGAELEAHYIDLLRTLGQQAGTLGQIFTKAQNKIQDPAKLARVINMIDAEKWAMLDADVKGDIYESLLEKNAEDTKSGAGQYFTPRALIKAMVACVQPQPGKTIADPSAGTGGFFLAAYDWITEHHGARMSREQKQFLKHDAFHGNEIVANTRRLCLMNLFLHNIGEIDDQPNIASTDALIGPAPARYDYVLANPPFGRKSSMTVTNEEGEQEKEDFVYNRQDFWATTSNKQLNFVQHIRTMLKENGQAAVVVPDNVLFEGGAGETVRRKLLTTTELHTILRLPTGIFYANGVKANVLFFDNKPGRAAPWTKDIWIYDYRTNVHHTLKKKPLRLEHLREFIGCYQPGQRDQRRETWSESNLEGRWRRYSLDEVLKRDKVSLDIFWLKDKSLGDLDNLPEPDVLIEEIIENLEAGLEAFRGVAASLESARS from the coding sequence ATGAACGCGCAAACCCTGGCCAATAAAGTCTGGAACTTCTGCCATACCCTGCGAGACGACGGGGTGAGCTATGGCGACTATCTGGAACAGCTCACCTACCTGATCTTCCTGAAGATGGCGCACGAATACAGCCAGCCGCCCTACCGCCGCGAAGCCGGTATTCCCGCAGGCTACGACTGGCCCTCGCTGGTCAAGCGCAAGGGCGCCGAGCTCGAGGCTCACTATATCGACCTGCTGCGCACCCTGGGCCAGCAGGCCGGCACCCTGGGGCAGATATTCACCAAGGCGCAGAACAAGATCCAGGACCCGGCCAAGCTGGCCCGCGTGATCAACATGATCGATGCGGAGAAGTGGGCCATGCTGGACGCGGACGTCAAGGGCGACATCTACGAGAGCCTGCTGGAGAAGAACGCCGAGGACACCAAGTCCGGGGCCGGCCAGTATTTCACCCCGCGCGCCCTGATCAAGGCCATGGTCGCCTGCGTGCAGCCCCAGCCGGGCAAGACCATCGCCGACCCCTCCGCGGGCACCGGCGGCTTCTTCCTGGCCGCCTACGACTGGATCACCGAGCACCACGGTGCCCGGATGAGCCGCGAGCAGAAGCAGTTTCTCAAGCACGACGCCTTTCACGGCAACGAGATCGTCGCCAACACCCGGCGGCTATGCCTGATGAACCTGTTTCTGCATAACATCGGCGAGATCGACGACCAGCCCAATATTGCCTCCACCGATGCGCTGATCGGCCCTGCCCCGGCGCGCTACGACTACGTGCTGGCCAATCCGCCCTTCGGTCGCAAGAGTTCGATGACCGTCACCAACGAGGAGGGCGAACAGGAAAAGGAGGATTTCGTCTACAACCGCCAGGATTTCTGGGCGACCACCTCGAACAAGCAGCTCAACTTCGTCCAGCACATTCGCACCATGCTGAAGGAAAACGGCCAGGCCGCCGTGGTGGTGCCGGACAACGTGCTGTTCGAGGGCGGCGCCGGCGAAACCGTGCGCCGCAAGCTGCTGACCACCACCGAACTGCATACCATCCTGCGCCTGCCTACCGGCATCTTCTACGCCAACGGCGTCAAGGCCAACGTGCTGTTCTTCGACAACAAGCCGGGGCGAGCGGCGCCCTGGACGAAGGACATCTGGATCTACGACTACCGCACCAACGTCCATCACACCCTCAAGAAGAAGCCGCTGCGCCTGGAGCATCTTCGGGAGTTCATCGGCTGCTACCAGCCGGGCCAGCGCGACCAGCGTCGGGAAACCTGGAGCGAGAGCAATCTCGAAGGCCGCTGGCGCAGGTATTCGCTGGATGAGGTGCTAAAGCGCGACAAGGTCAGTCTGGATATCTTCTGGCTCAAGGACAAGTCGCTCGGCGATCTGGACAACCTGCCCGAGCCGGACGTGCTGATCGAAGAGATCATCGAGAACCTGGAAGCAGGGCTGGAGGCGTTCCGTGGCGTCGCGGCTAGCTTGGAAAGCGCTCGTTCCTAG